The Euphorbia lathyris chromosome 3, ddEupLath1.1, whole genome shotgun sequence genome contains a region encoding:
- the LOC136223240 gene encoding glycine-rich protein 2-like translates to MGSERLQGKVKWFNDQKGFGFITPDDGGEDLFVHQSSIRSEGFRSLGENEEVEFQIEQSDDGRTKAVDVTGPDGNPVQGSRGGGGGGSGGGRGGRGGGGGYGGGGGYGGGGGYGGGDRYGGGGGGYGGGGRGGRSSGGGYGGSGGGGGGCFSCGESGHMARDCTQGGGGGGGGRYSGGGGAGGGGGGGNCFNCGNSGHFARECPNSGR, encoded by the coding sequence ATGGGTAGCGAGAGATTGCAAGGAAAGGTCAAGTGGTTCAATGACCAGAAAGGATTTGGGTTCATAACCCCCGATGATGGCGGCGAAGATCTCTTCGTTCACCAGTCCTCGATCCGCTCCGAAGGCTTCCGTAGCCTCGGGGAGAATGAAGAGGTCGAGTTTCAGATCGAACAGTCCGATGACGGCCGTACAAAGGCTGTAGATGTCACCGGTCCAGATGGCAACCCTGTTCAGGGATCTAGAGGCGGCGGCGGCGGAGGATCCGGTGGTGGAAGAGGCGGTCGTGGCGGCGGTGGTGGTTACGGTGGAGGCGGCGGCTACGGAGGCGGTGGTGGCTATGGTGGCGGAGATCGCTACGGTGGTGGTGGCGGCGGATATGGAGGTGGTGGCAGAGGTGGAAGGTCTAGCGGTGGTGGATATGGTGGTTCCGGCGGTGGCGGCGGTGGATGCTTCTCCTGTGGTGAGTCGGGACACATGGCTAGGGATTGCACACAAGGTGGAGGAGGCGGCGGAGGTGGAAGGTATAGCGGCGGTGGAGGAGCTGGCGGCGGCGGTGGAGgaggaaactgtttcaattgtgGTAACTCTGGTCATTTTGCAAGAGAGTGCCCTAACAGTGGGCGGTGA